The genomic region TCTCGTGTTGAACGCAAACCGCCAACAGGTCGTCACTCTCCATCTCAAAGGTTTTGCCGTCGCGACTCTGTGCCCGGAACCGCACCCAGGCCGCACGGGTCACCGGCTCATAGATACCCGGCACGGAAAGGCAGCCTTCATCCATCTTCTCTTCTCCCTCGCGCACAAGTATTTCCGGGTTGATCAGACAGAGCGGCTCATTCTTCTCTTCCGAGATGTCGATCACCACCACCCGTTTCGCCACATTGACCTGGGTGGCCGCCAAACCGATTCCTGGGGCTTCATACATGGTTTCGAACATGTCATCCACCAAGCGGCGAACGGAGTCATCCACTTCCGGCACGGGCTTGGCCTTGTTGCGCAGTCGGGGATCGGGGAAGTGGAGTATGTCGAGAATGGTCATTCGTTTTCCAGAATCTGCCGGGATCATGCCCGGCGTAAAAAGTTATCCAGTCGCTTACAGACACAGGCCGATAAACATGGCACTGTGTGATTATCAAGTTTCCATCTTACCGGCCGAAACCTCTTATTGGAGCGGTTTTTCGAGACCCAGTTATAGAACAGTTGCAAGAAATTGCGCTAACATTATGATCATATTGGAATCTGCGGGCAATTTCCGGCAACAAAAAACCTTTTACAGTCTACCGGATTCGGATCTCAGCCAAAGGAATCATCATGCCTTATTTTAGCCACAAACTGCTGGGAGTCATCCTCGGCCTTCTCATCTCCGGCCAGGTCTTGACCGTTGCGGCCGTGGAGTTAAACCCAGCGCACCCGGAAAGTTATGAGGTGGTGAAGGGCGATACCCTGTGGGATATTTCAGCCCGCTTCCTGCGCGAACCCTGGCTGTGGCCGGACGTGTGGTATGTCAATCCCCAGATCGCCAACCCCCATCTGATCTATCCTGGCGACCTGATCGTCCTCACCTATAAGGATGGCAGGCCAATACTGAGCCTGCAGCGGGGCTCCCAACATCTCAAACTCTCCCCCAGGATCCGCTCCACCGCTCTGGACACGGCAATCCCGATGATCCCCATCGACGCCATCGCCCAGTTCCTGACTCGCCCCTATGTGATGGAGAAAGAGGAGATGGAAATGGCGCCCTATGTGGTCCACTTCCTCGATGATCATATCGTCGGCGGCGCCGGCATCCGATTCTACGCCCGCTCCATCGAGTCTGAAAACCCACTCAGATACGAGGTTATCCGTCCTGGCAAACCTTATAAGGATCCGGAGACGGACGAACTGCTCGGTTATGAAGCCGCTTACATCGGCGCCGCCGATCTGCAACGCACCGGCGACCCCGCCAAACTTGAGCTGGTTTCCACAACCATGGAATCGGTGATCGGCGATCGACTGTTGCCAGTCACCAAAGGCGTACCACTTAACAGCTTTCAGCCCAGGGCAGCCGAGGCGAATCTGGAGGGCCGAATCATCTCAGTGATCAACGGCGTCTCCCAGATTGGTCCATATAATGTTGTCGTGCTCAACAGAGGAGGTCGCGACGGCCTGGAACCGGGGCATGTCATGAAGATCTTCCAAGGTGGAGAGATGATCCGGGATGTGGTCGCTGGCGGCGGCAAGACCGTCAAGCTGCCCCTGGAAGAGGCCGGCTTGCTGATGGTCTTTCGGATCTTCGACCGTGTCAGCTTCGCCTTGATCATGCATGCCACCCAACCCCTTCATGTGCTGGACTGGGTGCGTTCACCTGAAGGCTGATATCGGCCCAATCACCACGAGGAAAGAAATTGTCATGGATGACAAAGCAAGCAGCCTGCGGGCTGACCCGGATTCCTGGCTACTAATCCTTCAGACACCGGGGATCGGCTGTCGCACCTATCTCAAACTGTTACACTTTTTTGGCTCGCCTGAAAAAGTCCTCGCTGCAACTCGCGCCGAGCTGCAGGATCTCGGCCTGCAGCAAAAGAGTATCGACTACCTCTTTGCCGGAAATCTCAATGGCATACAGCTATCCCTGGAGTGGCTGGGCCAGCCGGATAACCACCTGCTGACTCTGACGGAAACTGGCTATCCCCCTCTGCTGGCCGCGATCACGGATCCACCACCTCTGCTGTTTGTGCATGGCGATCCAGCACACCTCTGCCAGCCGCAACTCGCTATTGTCGGGAGCAGGAACCCCTCTCCCGCCGGTCTCAGCAACGCACGCAACTTTGCTGCCTATCTTGCCGGTGCAGGCATCACGATCACCAGCGGCCTGGCGGTAGGAATCGATGGCGCTGCCCATGAGGGCGCACTGCAACAGGGCGCCACTATCGCAGTCACCGGCACGGGACTTGACCGCGTCTACCCGGCCAGTCACCGTGACCTGGCGCACAAAATCGCCAAAAACGGCCTCCTTGTCTCCGAGTTTCCGCCGGGGATCCCACCCAGACCGGAGAACTTTCCCCGCCGCAACCGGATTATCAGCGGTCTGTCTGTAGGCACCCTGGTGGTGGAGGCCGCCCTACAGAGCGGCTCCCTAATCACCGCCCGGCTCGCAGTGGAGCAGGATCGTGAGGTTTTCGCCATCCCCGGCTCTATCCACAACCCTCAGGCCCGCGGCTGCCATGCCCTGATTCGCCAAGGCGCGAAGCTGGTGGAGACCGGCCAGGACATCGTTGACGAGTTATCCTCGCTGCTTGGCACGATGGATATTCCCGCACCGGCCCACACACTTGAGAGTGAGAACCCCGGCTTTCAGCTCGACCCAGACTACCGTAAATTATTGGACTCCATGGGCTATGACCCCATCTCTGCCGATGCCCTGATCGCTACGACGGGTTTGACCCCAGAAGCAGTTTCGTCCATGCTGCTATTGCTCGAACTGGAAGAATATGTATCATCCGCACCCGGCGGGTACTATTGCCGCACCGAAAAATCGTAATTCCCGCGACAGTGGGAGAGAGAGCGCATGAACGAGAACGTGGTCGACATCCTGATCTACCTCTACGAGAACTACATGGATGGTGAACAGGCTCCCCCCGCAGATCATAATGACCTGCGCGACGAGCTTGCCCAAGCAGGTTTTCCCTCCGGCGAGGTGGAAAAGGCCTTCAGCTGGCTGGACGAGCTTGCCGATAGTTATCAGGCACCGGCAGGTAGCTCCTGCGGGGATCACTCTCTGCGCATCTACACCGATGAGGAGCACACCCGCCTGGATGCAGACTCCCGTGGCCTGCTGATGTTTCTGGAGCAAAACTCCATCCTGACCCAGACTGCACGGGAGCTGGTCATCGACCGGGCGCTGGCACTGGATACGCCTTTCATCACGGAAGAGGAGCTGAAATGGATCGTATTACTGGTCCTGATGAATCAGCCCGGCCAGGAAGCAGCCTTCGCCCGCATGGAAGACATGGTCTACAACGAAGCCCCTGTCTACCTGCACTAAACCTAACTGAACAATCCATACGCGGGGCGCCTGCTGTCCCGCGTTTTTTTATTGAAGCCAACATAACCCCATGAATCTGGTCATCGTCGAATCACCGGCAAAATCCAAAACCATCGAAAAATATCTGGGAAAGGATTTTGCAGTTCTCGCCTCCTACGGTCACGTCAGGGATCTGATCCCCAAGGAGGGCGCTGTCGATACCGATCACAACTTCGACATGAAGTACCAGGTGATCGAAAGGAACGAGCGCCACGTTCAGGCGATTTCCAAGGCATTGAAAAAGGCCGACACACTCTATCTCGCAACCGATCCGGACCGCGAGGGTGAAGCCATCTCCTGGCACCTTGTGGAACTGCTCAAGGCCAAGGGCAAGCTGAAGAACAAGACAGTGCTCCGGGTGGTATTCAACGAGATCACGAAGAAGGCGGTCAACGACGCCATCGCCAACCCGCGGGAACTCTCACACGACCTGATCGATGCCCAGCAGGCACGCCGCGCGCTCGATTATCTGGTGGGTTTCAACCTCTCCCCACTGCTCTGGAAAAAGATACGTCGGGGCCTCTCCGCCGGTCGTGTACAGAGCCCGGCCCTGCGCATGATCGTGGAACGGGAACTG from Gammaproteobacteria bacterium (ex Lamellibrachia satsuma) harbors:
- a CDS encoding peptide deformylase — protein: MTILDILHFPDPRLRNKAKPVPEVDDSVRRLVDDMFETMYEAPGIGLAATQVNVAKRVVVIDISEEKNEPLCLINPEILVREGEEKMDEGCLSVPGIYEPVTRAAWVRFRAQSRDGKTFEMESDDLLAVCVQHEIDHLDGKLFVDYLSSLKRQRIRKRLEKESRQKAVDADGSHQVI
- a CDS encoding LysM peptidoglycan-binding domain-containing protein, which encodes MPYFSHKLLGVILGLLISGQVLTVAAVELNPAHPESYEVVKGDTLWDISARFLREPWLWPDVWYVNPQIANPHLIYPGDLIVLTYKDGRPILSLQRGSQHLKLSPRIRSTALDTAIPMIPIDAIAQFLTRPYVMEKEEMEMAPYVVHFLDDHIVGGAGIRFYARSIESENPLRYEVIRPGKPYKDPETDELLGYEAAYIGAADLQRTGDPAKLELVSTTMESVIGDRLLPVTKGVPLNSFQPRAAEANLEGRIISVINGVSQIGPYNVVVLNRGGRDGLEPGHVMKIFQGGEMIRDVVAGGGKTVKLPLEEAGLLMVFRIFDRVSFALIMHATQPLHVLDWVRSPEG
- the dprA gene encoding DNA-protecting protein DprA, which encodes MDDKASSLRADPDSWLLILQTPGIGCRTYLKLLHFFGSPEKVLAATRAELQDLGLQQKSIDYLFAGNLNGIQLSLEWLGQPDNHLLTLTETGYPPLLAAITDPPPLLFVHGDPAHLCQPQLAIVGSRNPSPAGLSNARNFAAYLAGAGITITSGLAVGIDGAAHEGALQQGATIAVTGTGLDRVYPASHRDLAHKIAKNGLLVSEFPPGIPPRPENFPRRNRIISGLSVGTLVVEAALQSGSLITARLAVEQDREVFAIPGSIHNPQARGCHALIRQGAKLVETGQDIVDELSSLLGTMDIPAPAHTLESENPGFQLDPDYRKLLDSMGYDPISADALIATTGLTPEAVSSMLLLLELEEYVSSAPGGYYCRTEKS
- a CDS encoding DUF494 domain-containing protein; translated protein: MNENVVDILIYLYENYMDGEQAPPADHNDLRDELAQAGFPSGEVEKAFSWLDELADSYQAPAGSSCGDHSLRIYTDEEHTRLDADSRGLLMFLEQNSILTQTARELVIDRALALDTPFITEEELKWIVLLVLMNQPGQEAAFARMEDMVYNEAPVYLH